A window of Brevibacterium ihuae contains these coding sequences:
- the fbaA gene encoding class II fructose-bisphosphate aldolase: MPIATAEVYSELLDRAKSGGFAYPAVNCTSSQTINAAIRGFAEAESDGIIQISTGGAEYISGPTIKDRVRGAVAFAVFAQEVAKSYDVNIVLHTDHAPKDAVEHWVKPLLEISTERVRNGEQPLFGSHMWDGSAVPLDENLQIAEELLALSAKANTLLEVEIGVVGGEEDGVENAINDKLYTTAEDGLATARALGTGEKGRYLTALTFGNVHGVYKPGNVKLRPELLGEIQSAVGAEVGKEKPFDLVFHGGSGSTAEEIAAAVGHGVVKMNIDTDTQYAFTRPVVEHMLRNYDGVLKIDGEVGNKKQYDPRAWGKSAEAGMAERIVEACQNLGSAGNRLK; the protein is encoded by the coding sequence ATGCCCATTGCAACTGCTGAGGTCTACAGCGAGCTTCTCGACCGCGCCAAGTCCGGCGGCTTCGCCTATCCCGCCGTCAACTGCACCTCCTCCCAGACGATCAACGCCGCGATCCGCGGATTCGCCGAGGCCGAGTCCGACGGCATCATCCAGATCTCCACCGGCGGCGCGGAGTACATCTCCGGCCCGACGATCAAGGACCGCGTGCGCGGCGCCGTGGCCTTCGCGGTATTCGCCCAGGAGGTCGCCAAGAGCTACGACGTCAACATCGTCCTCCACACCGACCACGCGCCCAAGGACGCCGTCGAGCACTGGGTCAAGCCGCTGCTCGAGATCTCGACCGAGCGGGTGAGGAACGGCGAGCAGCCGCTGTTCGGCTCCCACATGTGGGACGGCTCGGCCGTGCCGCTCGACGAGAACCTGCAGATCGCCGAGGAGCTCCTCGCGCTGTCGGCGAAGGCGAACACCCTGCTCGAGGTCGAGATCGGCGTCGTCGGCGGCGAGGAGGACGGCGTCGAGAACGCGATCAACGACAAGCTCTACACCACCGCCGAGGACGGACTCGCCACTGCCCGCGCGCTCGGCACGGGGGAGAAGGGCCGCTACCTCACCGCCCTGACCTTCGGCAACGTCCACGGCGTCTACAAACCGGGCAACGTCAAGCTCCGCCCCGAGCTCCTCGGTGAGATCCAGAGCGCCGTCGGCGCGGAGGTCGGCAAGGAGAAGCCGTTCGACCTCGTGTTCCACGGCGGCTCCGGCTCGACGGCCGAGGAGATCGCCGCGGCGGTGGGCCACGGCGTGGTGAAGATGAACATCGACACCGACACCCAGTACGCCTTCACCCGTCCCGTCGTCGAGCACATGCTCCGGAACTACGACGGCGTGCTCAAGATCGACGGCGAAGTCGGCAACAAGAAGCAGTACGATCCGCGGGCGTGGGGCAAGTCCGCCGAGGCGGGCATGGCCGAACGCATCGTCGAGGCGTGTCAGAACCTCGGCTCGGCGGGCAACCGCCTGAAGTGA
- a CDS encoding YihY/virulence factor BrkB family protein, with amino-acid sequence MSETRSADHPADAPHPEDDRKPDDPTDLTKPSWKYVLRTTIREFSADGCTDVAAGLTYRTVFSVFPGLIALVSILSLFGQSGQTVTAVLDQVQGVVPGDTWNSVRPPLESVLTAPAPGLGLIIGLLVALWSASGYVKAFGRAMNTIYDVPEGRGGIKLTLQMYLLTALILVLGAVALMIFVLSGPVAEGVGDLIGLGSAAVGVWNVAKWFVLAFIVVFVVALLYYATPNVQQPKFRWVSFGALIAILVSVLATLGFFFYVSNFGNYNATYGALAGVIILLLWIYIINAILLFGAEVDAELERGRELQAGIPAEVDLQLPPRDTAASDKKAKKFDEDVRRARSLRVTAGGTQEHPVAAESEETAAGESSVTSEDDPRR; translated from the coding sequence ATGAGCGAGACTCGATCCGCAGATCACCCGGCGGATGCTCCGCATCCCGAGGACGACCGGAAGCCCGACGATCCGACCGACCTCACGAAACCGTCGTGGAAGTACGTGCTCCGGACGACCATCCGCGAGTTCTCCGCCGACGGCTGCACGGACGTGGCCGCAGGGCTCACCTACCGCACCGTCTTCTCCGTGTTCCCTGGCCTCATCGCCCTGGTCTCGATCCTCAGCCTGTTCGGGCAGAGCGGGCAGACCGTCACCGCCGTCCTCGACCAGGTGCAGGGCGTGGTGCCGGGGGACACCTGGAACAGCGTGCGTCCCCCGCTCGAGTCGGTGCTCACCGCGCCGGCGCCCGGCCTCGGCCTGATCATCGGTCTGCTCGTCGCACTGTGGTCGGCCTCGGGGTATGTGAAGGCCTTCGGCCGCGCGATGAATACCATCTACGACGTGCCCGAGGGGCGTGGAGGCATCAAGCTCACCCTGCAGATGTACCTGCTCACGGCGCTCATCCTGGTGCTCGGTGCTGTCGCGCTGATGATCTTCGTGCTGTCCGGCCCGGTCGCCGAAGGAGTGGGCGATCTGATCGGCCTGGGTTCCGCCGCGGTGGGTGTGTGGAACGTGGCCAAGTGGTTCGTCCTGGCGTTCATCGTCGTCTTCGTCGTGGCGCTGCTGTACTACGCCACGCCGAATGTGCAGCAGCCGAAGTTCCGGTGGGTCAGCTTCGGTGCGCTGATCGCCATCCTCGTCTCCGTGCTCGCGACACTCGGGTTCTTCTTCTACGTGTCGAACTTCGGCAACTACAACGCGACCTACGGCGCGCTGGCCGGCGTCATCATCCTGCTGCTGTGGATCTACATCATCAATGCGATCCTGCTGTTCGGCGCAGAGGTCGACGCCGAGCTCGAGCGCGGACGCGAGCTGCAGGCCGGGATCCCCGCAGAGGTGGACCTGCAGCTGCCGCCGCGCGACACCGCTGCCAGCGACAAGAAGGCCAAGAAGTTCGACGAGGATGTGCGCCGTGCCCGCAGCCTGCGGGTGACCGCGGGCGGCACGCAGGAGCACCCCGTTGCAGCCGAGAGCGAGGAGACGGCTGCCGGAGAATCCTCCGTAACCTCGGAGGACGACCCGCGGCGGTGA
- a CDS encoding BCCT family transporter produces MTEADDHPEGARDETSPATGAAGQHVPDGTAGGEGADSGRTLLTDRRREDDGAADAADPLVPERGEHSRIADDDTDEQITEKLKRQGVRLGRGNVAPAVFWPSMLVILAVAVIAIVAPGPTDTVLQAVQGWIVTNLGWYYMLIITGFIVFAVGIALSKFGRIRLGDDDEKPEFGLLSWFAMLFSAGMGIGLVFYGVGEPLTYATSDPKPGWTGDEAELARLAMAQTFVHWGLHPWAIYAVVGLALAYAVHRRGRPISIRWALEPVFGDRVKGWVGDVVDILAIFGTVFGVATSLGLGVQQIASGMSSLGLVETADTVLLVILIVVITLLATLSVVSGLGKGIRWLSNINLSLAGALLISVLLLGPTLFLFQNFIESLGAYLANVFQMSFDAGAYTGEEGATWASSWTIFYWGWWISWAPFVGVFIARISRGRTVREFIAGVLLVPTIVGFFWFAVMGGAGLYRQIFGAGDLVDPEAGVVAEAALFDVLTGLPLGAILSVAAIILVAIFFITSSDSGSLVVDMLASGGHPNPPTWSRVMFALLEGAIAIGLLIAGGLQALQAAALATALPFSVVMLLMCVATFRSLRVDQGLRERREREERYAMLSGKLAEDFDDAFGRQVDSRVDDRIDYRLSRTTGPFTRGRRAAGGGTERAERAVPPPE; encoded by the coding sequence GTGACCGAAGCCGATGACCACCCCGAGGGCGCGCGCGACGAGACGAGCCCCGCGACCGGGGCCGCAGGGCAGCACGTGCCGGACGGCACCGCCGGCGGTGAGGGAGCCGACTCCGGTCGGACGCTGCTGACCGACCGACGGCGCGAGGACGACGGCGCCGCGGATGCCGCCGACCCGCTCGTTCCCGAGCGCGGCGAGCACAGCAGGATCGCCGACGACGACACCGACGAGCAGATCACCGAGAAGCTCAAGCGCCAGGGCGTGCGCCTGGGCCGCGGGAACGTCGCCCCGGCGGTGTTCTGGCCGTCGATGCTCGTCATCCTCGCCGTCGCGGTCATCGCGATCGTCGCCCCCGGCCCCACCGACACCGTCCTCCAGGCGGTGCAGGGCTGGATCGTGACGAACCTCGGTTGGTACTACATGCTCATCATCACCGGCTTCATCGTCTTCGCAGTGGGCATCGCGCTCTCGAAGTTCGGCCGGATCCGACTCGGCGACGACGACGAGAAGCCCGAGTTCGGCCTGCTGTCCTGGTTCGCGATGCTCTTCTCCGCCGGCATGGGGATCGGCCTCGTGTTCTACGGCGTCGGCGAGCCGCTGACCTACGCCACCTCGGATCCCAAGCCCGGCTGGACCGGGGACGAGGCGGAGCTCGCGCGCCTGGCGATGGCGCAGACCTTCGTCCACTGGGGCCTCCACCCCTGGGCGATCTACGCCGTGGTCGGCCTCGCGCTCGCCTACGCGGTCCATCGCCGCGGCCGCCCGATCTCCATCCGCTGGGCGCTCGAACCGGTGTTCGGCGACCGCGTCAAGGGCTGGGTGGGCGACGTCGTCGACATCCTCGCGATCTTCGGCACCGTGTTCGGCGTGGCGACCTCGCTCGGACTCGGGGTGCAGCAGATCGCGTCGGGCATGTCCTCGCTCGGCCTCGTCGAGACCGCGGACACCGTGCTCCTCGTCATCCTCATCGTCGTCATCACCCTCCTCGCCACGCTCTCCGTGGTGTCCGGACTGGGCAAGGGCATCCGCTGGCTGTCGAACATCAACCTCAGCCTCGCCGGCGCGCTCCTCATCTCCGTGCTCCTCCTCGGACCCACGCTCTTCCTGTTCCAGAACTTCATCGAGTCGCTCGGCGCCTACCTCGCCAACGTGTTCCAGATGTCGTTCGACGCCGGTGCCTACACCGGCGAAGAGGGCGCCACCTGGGCCTCGTCGTGGACGATCTTCTACTGGGGCTGGTGGATCTCCTGGGCGCCGTTCGTCGGCGTGTTCATCGCCCGGATCTCGCGCGGCCGTACGGTGCGCGAATTCATCGCCGGCGTCCTCCTCGTGCCGACGATCGTCGGATTCTTCTGGTTCGCGGTCATGGGCGGTGCCGGCCTGTACCGGCAGATCTTCGGCGCCGGCGACCTCGTCGACCCGGAGGCCGGCGTCGTCGCCGAGGCCGCCCTGTTCGACGTCCTCACCGGACTTCCGCTGGGCGCCATCCTGTCGGTGGCCGCGATCATCCTCGTCGCGATCTTCTTCATCACCTCCTCGGACTCCGGCTCGCTCGTCGTCGACATGCTCGCCTCCGGCGGACACCCGAACCCGCCCACGTGGTCGCGGGTGATGTTCGCCCTCCTCGAGGGTGCGATCGCGATCGGTCTGCTCATCGCCGGCGGGCTCCAGGCGCTCCAGGCCGCCGCGCTGGCCACCGCGCTGCCGTTCAGCGTCGTCATGCTCCTCATGTGCGTCGCCACCTTCCGCAGCCTGCGGGTCGATCAGGGCCTGCGCGAGCGTCGCGAGCGCGAGGAGCGCTACGCCATGCTCAGCGGCAAGCTCGCCGAGGACTTCGACGACGCCTTCGGCCGCCAGGTCGACTCGCGCGTCGATGACCGGATCGACTACCGGCTCTCGCGCACGACCGGTCCGTTCACCCGGGGTCGGCGGGCAGCCGGCGGCGGAACCGAGCGCGCCGAGCGCGCGGTGCCGCCGCCCGAGTGA
- a CDS encoding IS110 family transposase produces the protein MTVIGIDAHKDWHTLVAVDEVGRRIKELTVEARAVGHRKILTWLEGFETVTVAVEDCRHLTRRLEADLLEAGHRVVRVHTRLMAGMRRSSRERGKSDPIDAEAVARVALREEGLPTAELPGTSRDIKLLSDHRRTLVARRTAMQSKARWFLHEIDPELEIPSRALRRYHLLDELIEYLATADGAVAEIARDLLVDIRELTVRINTLESRLSRLVRASHPSLVAVPGMGTLGAAMIIGETAGIARFRSRDAYARFNGTAPIPVWSGNKVRVRLSRGGNRTINTALHMAALTQIRMGAEGATYYDKLIAAGKTRKEALRLLRRRLSDRVYAAQRADLAPVTQTPEGGAPLEGPSTIEHPASLMPLMAA, from the coding sequence ATGACTGTCATCGGTATCGACGCTCACAAGGACTGGCACACGCTCGTCGCGGTGGACGAGGTGGGCCGGAGAATCAAGGAACTCACGGTCGAAGCACGTGCCGTGGGGCATCGAAAGATCTTGACCTGGTTGGAAGGCTTCGAGACCGTCACCGTCGCGGTCGAGGACTGCCGCCACCTGACACGTCGGCTCGAGGCTGACCTGCTCGAGGCCGGACATCGAGTCGTTCGCGTGCACACCAGGTTGATGGCTGGCATGAGGCGCAGCAGCCGGGAACGCGGCAAATCGGACCCTATTGATGCGGAAGCCGTGGCCCGGGTAGCACTTCGCGAAGAGGGCTTGCCGACCGCTGAGCTGCCGGGTACTTCCAGGGACATCAAGCTTCTGTCGGACCATCGCAGGACCCTTGTTGCACGGCGCACGGCGATGCAGTCCAAGGCTCGCTGGTTCCTCCACGAAATCGATCCTGAGCTGGAGATTCCCTCTCGTGCTCTGCGCCGGTACCACCTCCTGGACGAGCTGATCGAGTACCTGGCGACAGCTGACGGAGCGGTCGCCGAGATCGCTCGCGACCTGCTGGTCGATATTCGCGAGCTGACCGTCAGGATCAACACGCTCGAGAGCCGCCTGAGCCGGCTGGTGCGGGCCAGTCATCCCTCACTGGTGGCCGTCCCGGGCATGGGAACCCTGGGCGCAGCGATGATCATTGGCGAGACAGCGGGGATCGCCAGGTTCCGCTCCCGCGATGCCTACGCGAGATTCAACGGGACCGCGCCGATCCCAGTCTGGTCAGGCAACAAGGTCCGCGTTCGACTCTCGCGTGGAGGGAACCGCACGATCAATACCGCCCTGCACATGGCTGCTCTCACTCAGATCCGGATGGGTGCGGAAGGCGCCACCTACTATGACAAGCTCATTGCCGCCGGCAAGACGCGCAAAGAGGCGCTGCGGCTCCTACGACGTCGACTCTCGGATCGCGTCTACGCCGCGCAGAGGGCCGACCTGGCCCCTGTCACCCAGACGCCCGAGGGTGGTGCTCCATTGGAGGGGCCGTCGACGATCGAACATCCTGCGTCGTTGATGCCGCTCATGGCCGCCTGA
- a CDS encoding transposase: MPVKYTDELRARAVELVIHAQADPATANGSITRVAKELGLSKETLRVWVRKHKESGRITPSESVDLESENRRLRAELAEARRANEILRRASAFFASVPE; the protein is encoded by the coding sequence ATGCCAGTGAAGTACACCGACGAGCTCAGGGCTCGTGCAGTAGAGCTCGTCATTCACGCTCAGGCCGATCCCGCGACTGCCAACGGCTCGATTACTCGGGTCGCGAAAGAGCTCGGGTTGAGTAAGGAGACCTTGCGCGTGTGGGTGCGGAAGCACAAGGAATCCGGCAGGATCACACCGTCGGAGTCTGTGGATCTGGAATCGGAGAACCGACGCTTGCGGGCGGAGCTGGCCGAAGCCAGGCGAGCGAACGAGATCCTGCGCAGAGCATCGGCTTTCTTCGCGTCAGTACCAGAATGA
- a CDS encoding carboxylate-amine ligase, with protein sequence MTTFGIEEEYLLIDRDTGLPASPSPEQTRTLHALEVAGGSATAEWFTCQLEYNSPVHTETGPALSKLLGFRRALAATADRMGFAVAALGTAPDHPRSPSEVSPGAHYSAVAELAPRFAVDHHVNGLHVHVGLADIATGVRALNGLRPWLPVLVALGANSPVWQGADTGFASWRTIHYRRWLVNGIPPRFHDLADYESRVAALVALDAVPDRNCLGWIVRLSPRYGTLEIRASDAQLRAGQTVALASLARALVVMSLAAPLPGDPPPELLDTACWQAARFGLSGTLLDPVSGTQQPAEAVVLGLLQRARPHFSDDADRECAEAGIARLLGQGSGAARQRRALGAGGLPGLLDFAAAELTAADGE encoded by the coding sequence ATGACGACATTCGGCATCGAGGAGGAGTACCTCCTCATCGATCGGGACACCGGACTGCCGGCCTCCCCCTCCCCCGAGCAGACGCGCACGCTCCACGCGCTCGAGGTCGCCGGCGGGAGCGCGACCGCCGAATGGTTCACCTGCCAGCTCGAGTACAACTCCCCCGTGCACACCGAGACCGGCCCGGCACTGTCCAAACTGCTCGGTTTCCGCCGCGCACTCGCCGCGACCGCGGACCGCATGGGGTTCGCTGTCGCGGCCCTGGGGACCGCACCGGACCACCCGCGCTCACCCTCCGAGGTGAGTCCCGGGGCTCATTACTCGGCCGTCGCCGAGCTCGCCCCGCGCTTCGCCGTCGACCATCATGTCAACGGCCTGCACGTCCACGTGGGTCTGGCCGACATCGCCACCGGCGTCCGGGCCCTCAACGGGTTGCGCCCCTGGCTGCCGGTGCTGGTCGCGCTCGGAGCGAACTCTCCCGTGTGGCAGGGCGCGGACACCGGGTTCGCGAGCTGGCGGACCATCCACTACCGGCGCTGGCTGGTCAACGGCATACCGCCGCGCTTCCACGACCTCGCTGACTACGAATCCCGCGTCGCCGCCCTCGTCGCACTCGACGCGGTCCCCGACCGCAACTGCCTGGGGTGGATCGTGCGGCTCTCCCCGCGCTACGGCACGCTCGAGATCCGCGCGTCCGATGCCCAGCTGCGGGCGGGGCAGACTGTTGCGCTCGCGAGCCTCGCCCGGGCCCTCGTGGTGATGTCCCTCGCAGCTCCCCTGCCCGGGGACCCGCCTCCGGAGCTGCTCGACACCGCGTGCTGGCAGGCGGCCCGGTTCGGGCTGTCCGGCACCCTGCTGGATCCGGTGAGCGGGACGCAGCAGCCTGCTGAGGCCGTGGTGCTCGGGCTGCTGCAGCGGGCACGTCCGCACTTCTCGGACGATGCGGATCGGGAGTGCGCGGAAGCCGGCATCGCGCGGTTGCTCGGCCAGGGCTCCGGGGCGGCGCGGCAGCGGCGCGCGCTCGGAGCGGGCGGGCTCCCGGGTCTGCTCGACTTCGCCGCCGCCGAGCTCACCGCTGCCGATGGGGAGTGA
- a CDS encoding ATP-dependent DNA helicase, with protein sequence MRETPSSNLPASIIPGAIHGVPATSVAALVYAHGWRWNDDGVWTRLAPGDLDPDTGSIYSGPPRNAVLTRGVRVIVDEAGMLVQDTAHALLTVTAEAGASVALVGDRAQLPAVGRGGVLDMAAQIRGRTYDMTELHRFIDPEYAALTLAMRDREHPGDVFDRLAAMNFVTLHADDDAAREHITTHAHDGEAITVATNDESAELNERIRACRVERGEVDDTATATGSDGLSIGAGDLIQTRKNSSDLGVANRQQWIAQRVTDEGTVYAREIGSERKHLRTVVLPSEYVAEHAHLSYAATAYGVQGATVDASHTVLSDATSAAGVYVGMTRGREQNRLHVVAGNLAEARAQFIDAMQRDPADRGLDHATAQDVEAVRGLVADGPVRLVSDELARLDKEAERAHRQAERWEEAAARLDAQRAAHRAEDDEDTAVLRRAEDEAVGLRAKVATQLTMQAETDGAAYLAAIETEAAANARLATVGRFGRRKARAEHHTATEQTRTVRAQVRYVWDAEPPRTPEALPAWAAQAAARRAEGDPRVSDAGRAVETAHADQKVTQQRHRRERMALLLGEFGAEQARRDQFGMRAVNPHRNADDAHRRAALIRAEADELRSLPLTDAARRIETNRAQQKQTRQQAGQRTRQLDPFEREPQRDSPHRERPTRGL encoded by the coding sequence ATGAGAGAAACTCCTTCTTCCAATCTCCCTGCCTCCATTATCCCCGGGGCGATTCACGGTGTGCCTGCGACCTCGGTCGCCGCACTCGTCTACGCGCATGGGTGGCGATGGAACGACGACGGCGTATGGACACGACTCGCCCCCGGCGACCTCGACCCCGACACCGGCAGTATCTACAGCGGCCCGCCGCGCAATGCGGTACTTACTCGGGGCGTGCGGGTGATCGTGGATGAGGCCGGGATGCTCGTCCAAGACACCGCCCACGCACTCCTGACCGTCACCGCCGAGGCGGGCGCGTCGGTCGCGCTGGTGGGCGACCGGGCACAGTTGCCCGCTGTGGGTCGTGGCGGGGTACTCGACATGGCCGCGCAGATCAGGGGCCGTACCTATGACATGACCGAACTCCACCGCTTCATCGACCCCGAGTACGCGGCACTGACGTTGGCGATGCGTGACCGGGAGCACCCCGGCGACGTGTTCGACCGCCTCGCCGCGATGAACTTCGTGACTCTGCACGCCGACGATGATGCGGCCCGCGAGCACATCACAACTCACGCCCACGACGGCGAGGCGATCACGGTTGCCACGAACGACGAGTCCGCCGAGTTGAACGAGCGCATCCGTGCCTGTCGTGTCGAGCGTGGGGAGGTCGACGACACCGCGACGGCGACTGGCAGCGACGGTCTGAGCATCGGTGCTGGTGATCTGATCCAGACGAGGAAGAACAGCAGCGACCTTGGCGTGGCGAACCGGCAACAGTGGATCGCGCAACGCGTCACCGACGAGGGCACCGTCTACGCGCGAGAGATCGGCAGTGAGCGGAAGCACCTACGCACGGTGGTTCTGCCGAGTGAGTACGTGGCCGAGCACGCGCACCTGTCGTATGCCGCGACTGCCTACGGCGTGCAGGGCGCGACCGTCGATGCCTCGCACACGGTGTTGTCGGACGCGACGAGCGCGGCAGGTGTCTATGTCGGCATGACCCGAGGCCGCGAGCAGAACCGCCTCCACGTCGTCGCGGGGAACCTCGCGGAGGCTCGGGCGCAGTTCATCGACGCGATGCAACGCGACCCTGCCGACCGCGGTCTCGACCACGCCACCGCCCAGGACGTTGAGGCCGTGCGCGGCCTCGTGGCGGATGGCCCTGTTCGGCTCGTCAGCGACGAACTCGCCAGACTCGACAAGGAAGCCGAGCGTGCCCACCGGCAGGCGGAGCGGTGGGAGGAAGCCGCCGCGCGCCTCGACGCCCAGCGCGCCGCGCACCGAGCCGAGGACGACGAGGACACCGCCGTACTCCGCAGGGCAGAGGACGAGGCGGTGGGCCTCCGCGCCAAGGTCGCTACGCAGCTGACCATGCAGGCCGAGACGGACGGTGCGGCTTACCTCGCCGCCATCGAGACCGAGGCGGCCGCGAACGCGCGCCTCGCGACGGTGGGGCGGTTCGGCAGGCGCAAGGCCCGCGCCGAGCACCACACCGCGACCGAACAGACCCGCACCGTCCGGGCGCAGGTCCGCTACGTCTGGGATGCCGAGCCGCCCCGCACTCCCGAAGCGCTCCCTGCCTGGGCGGCGCAGGCAGCAGCGCGCCGAGCCGAGGGTGATCCCCGCGTGAGTGACGCCGGCCGCGCCGTCGAGACGGCACACGCCGATCAGAAGGTGACCCAGCAGCGACACCGGCGTGAGCGCATGGCATTGCTGCTCGGCGAGTTCGGGGCCGAGCAAGCCCGCCGCGACCAGTTCGGCATGCGCGCGGTCAACCCGCACCGCAACGCCGACGACGCTCACCGACGAGCCGCGCTGATCCGCGCCGAGGCCGACGAACTCCGCAGCCTCCCGTTGACCGACGCCGCCCGGCGCATCGAGACCAACCGCGCTCAGCAGAAGCAGACCCGGCAGCAGGCCGGGCAGCGGACACGCCAACTCGACCCGTTCGAGCGCGAACCGCAGCGCGACAGCCCACACCGGGAGCGGCCGACACGTGGCCTCTGA
- a CDS encoding MFS transporter, whose protein sequence is MEIVAPERPAPRRTVISWALWDWGGSAYSAVVVTFVFAPYLTSGVAADETSGSAALGWTTGIAGIVVALLAPAVGTRADSSGRHRLWLGVNTALVVGCVLGMFFIEDSPGYLWPGLLLLGLAGIFYELAEVFYNAMLTRISTPSTAGRISGLGWGLGYFGGLALLVILLFTVIQPEVGLFGATDEDGLRYRIVAAASGVWFAVFAVPLLLFAPRDARPGSAERSEPAGVVRRWAADFRRVVARIVDLFRTDRETLKFFLASAVFRDGLTTIFAFAGVIAAGSYEFSDAEIIYLGVAANLVAGIGAVSAGFFDDRFGPRAVIIVGLVCLIAGSVPIIVSDSPAVFWIAAMWLCLFVGPVQAASRSFLSRITAPERAGENFGLYATTGRAVSFIGPFMFSTFITLLGFQRAGAIGIALVLLAGLVLFLFVRTPAEVRAEDG, encoded by the coding sequence ATGGAAATCGTCGCCCCGGAACGCCCTGCTCCCCGTCGCACGGTGATCTCCTGGGCGCTCTGGGACTGGGGCGGCTCGGCCTACAGCGCGGTCGTCGTCACCTTCGTGTTCGCTCCGTACCTCACCTCCGGCGTCGCCGCCGACGAGACCTCCGGCAGCGCCGCGCTCGGTTGGACGACGGGAATCGCCGGCATCGTCGTCGCCCTCCTCGCCCCGGCCGTGGGCACCCGGGCGGACTCGAGCGGCCGCCACCGGCTGTGGCTCGGTGTCAACACCGCCCTCGTCGTCGGCTGCGTGCTCGGGATGTTCTTCATCGAGGACTCCCCCGGGTACCTGTGGCCGGGACTCCTCCTCCTCGGCCTCGCCGGGATCTTCTACGAGCTCGCCGAGGTGTTCTACAACGCGATGCTCACCCGCATCTCCACCCCGTCCACGGCCGGGCGGATCTCCGGGCTGGGCTGGGGGCTCGGGTACTTCGGCGGACTCGCGCTCCTCGTCATCCTCCTGTTCACCGTGATCCAGCCGGAGGTCGGGCTGTTCGGCGCCACCGACGAGGACGGTCTGCGCTACCGCATCGTGGCCGCCGCCTCCGGCGTGTGGTTCGCGGTGTTCGCGGTCCCGCTCCTCCTCTTCGCCCCGCGCGATGCGCGGCCGGGATCCGCTGAGCGCAGCGAACCGGCCGGCGTCGTGCGCCGGTGGGCGGCGGACTTCCGACGGGTCGTCGCCCGGATCGTCGACCTGTTCCGCACCGACCGCGAGACCCTCAAGTTCTTCCTCGCCTCGGCGGTGTTCCGTGACGGCCTCACCACGATCTTCGCCTTCGCCGGAGTCATCGCCGCCGGGTCCTACGAGTTCTCCGACGCGGAGATCATCTACCTCGGGGTGGCGGCGAACCTCGTCGCCGGCATCGGCGCGGTGTCCGCCGGGTTCTTCGACGACCGGTTCGGGCCGCGCGCGGTGATCATCGTCGGCCTCGTGTGCCTCATCGCCGGGTCGGTGCCGATCATCGTGAGCGACAGCCCCGCGGTGTTCTGGATCGCGGCGATGTGGCTGTGCCTCTTCGTCGGTCCGGTGCAGGCGGCGTCGCGCTCGTTCCTCAGCCGCATCACCGCACCGGAGCGGGCCGGGGAGAACTTCGGGCTCTACGCGACGACGGGACGCGCCGTGAGCTTCATCGGCCCCTTCATGTTCTCGACGTTCATCACGCTGCTCGGCTTCCAGCGGGCCGGCGCGATCGGGATCGCCCTCGTCCTCCTCGCCGGCCTCGTCCTGTTCCTCTTCGTCCGCACCCCGGCCGAGGTCCGGGCCGAGGACGGCTGA